A region of Subdoligranulum variabile DNA encodes the following proteins:
- a CDS encoding vWA domain-containing protein: MGNNNLLRMQDLVENPTPRVPICLCLDTSGSMGAVQGDCVDTGKTLFEDGRQWNLVTGGTSRLDELQKGIKLFYNSVREDEVARYAAEICIVTFDSEAKCRMDFANLDRQSDLPELTATGDTAMGEGVNLALDLLESRKREYQDKGVDYFQPWLVLMTDGVPNGNEGEFERAVQRCRDMEAQKKLTVFPIAIGDEGDQTALAKFSAKRPPLKLQGLKFREFFAWLSQSVAKTSQSMPGETIKLDLNSIQGWAEL, from the coding sequence ATGGGTAACAATAATTTATTGAGAATGCAGGATCTGGTAGAAAACCCCACGCCGCGTGTTCCCATTTGCCTCTGCCTGGACACCAGCGGCTCTATGGGAGCTGTACAAGGTGATTGTGTGGATACCGGAAAAACCCTTTTTGAAGATGGGCGGCAGTGGAATCTGGTAACCGGCGGCACATCGCGTCTTGACGAATTGCAGAAGGGCATCAAACTTTTTTATAATTCCGTGCGGGAAGATGAAGTTGCTCGCTATGCAGCTGAAATTTGCATTGTAACATTTGACAGCGAAGCCAAGTGCCGAATGGATTTTGCCAACCTGGATCGCCAATCGGATCTGCCCGAGTTAACAGCCACGGGGGATACCGCGATGGGAGAAGGCGTCAATTTGGCGCTGGATCTGTTGGAAAGCCGGAAGCGCGAATACCAGGATAAGGGTGTCGATTATTTCCAGCCGTGGCTTGTGTTGATGACGGATGGCGTGCCGAATGGAAATGAAGGGGAATTTGAACGTGCCGTGCAGAGATGCCGGGATATGGAAGCCCAAAAGAAACTTACCGTCTTTCCAATTGCCATCGGTGATGAAGGTGACCAGACTGCGCTGGCGAAGTTTTCCGCCAAGCGTCCGCCGCTCAAATTACAAGGCCTTAAATTCCGGGAATTCTTTGCGTGGCTAAGTCAGAGTGTGGCGAAAACTTCCCAGTCCATGCCCGGGGAAACCATCAAGCTGGATCTTAACAGCATCCAGGGATGGGCTGAGTTGTAA
- a CDS encoding PP2C family serine/threonine-protein phosphatase — protein sequence MWHFLQCAVQGRGHRQSELPCQDKTFCLYANGVYVSALADGAGSARLSHEGAQAVCELLCRDMTENFAAYVSQKDGVAVKQKILGCVRDCLHQLSGRLSCKMEDLASTLLVAAVNEEHFILAHIGDGVIGYLKDDELHVASHPDNGEFANTTVFTTSPSALSSMRLFKGKVASIDGIVLMSDGTEMSLYDKAHRTLAPILKRIMQMSIYLPADKLHELLLRSFEELITQNTTDDCSIAILTNDRDCFHGFCSLPTTRQKEILCLSSRASTVRLHRYCEILQLLQDKHTLRQVSLHIHLKPRHTLRHLRRLLSLHLIERQGAYYKSILILKDT from the coding sequence ATGTGGCATTTTCTACAATGTGCCGTACAAGGTCGCGGACACAGGCAATCTGAGCTGCCCTGTCAGGATAAAACATTTTGCTTGTATGCCAACGGGGTTTACGTGTCGGCTTTGGCCGATGGCGCAGGTTCTGCCAGGTTGTCTCATGAAGGGGCACAAGCCGTTTGTGAACTGCTCTGCCGGGACATGACCGAAAATTTTGCAGCCTACGTTTCCCAGAAGGACGGCGTAGCCGTCAAGCAGAAGATTCTTGGCTGTGTGCGTGATTGCCTACACCAATTGTCGGGCCGCCTTTCCTGTAAAATGGAAGATCTTGCATCAACCTTGCTGGTTGCGGCAGTAAACGAAGAGCATTTTATTCTTGCTCATATTGGTGATGGGGTAATCGGCTATTTGAAAGATGACGAGCTCCATGTTGCATCTCATCCTGACAACGGCGAATTTGCAAATACCACTGTTTTTACCACATCCCCCAGTGCGCTGTCTTCTATGCGACTTTTCAAAGGAAAAGTTGCATCTATTGACGGTATCGTTCTCATGTCTGACGGGACAGAGATGAGTCTCTACGATAAAGCGCATCGGACTTTGGCACCTATTCTCAAGCGCATTATGCAGATGAGCATCTATCTCCCTGCAGATAAACTCCATGAACTGTTACTGCGCAGTTTTGAGGAACTCATAACCCAGAATACGACCGATGATTGCAGCATCGCCATCCTCACCAACGATAGGGATTGTTTTCACGGATTTTGCTCGCTGCCCACCACACGGCAAAAAGAAATCCTCTGCCTTTCAAGTCGCGCCTCCACCGTGCGCCTACATCGTTATTGCGAAATCTTGCAATTATTGCAAGACAAGCACACGCTGCGCCAAGTCTCCCTGCACATTCATCTCAAGCCCAGGCATACCTTACGACATCTTCGTCGACTCCTGTCGCTACACTTGATTGAGAGACAGGGAGCCTATTACAAAAGTATACTCATCCTGAAAGACACATAG
- a CDS encoding CFI-box-CTERM domain-containing protein: MADAQISEPGADSRYVDLNTLVQERKLFIDTCSVMAEGSDLFWQKIVPLLETYHNKVIFPYRCWQELEKHTNQQQDPIKKERAAHAIQRLTPLIHKKLVDIRGEETDNFADNVFQTVFIKFRLQYKLCLITQDNNLAKDILALNHIKSVRAYPICAWRILQDGSLGYFGWAERFMSGTNKATVPSEEKFKVAHTVSTAANIPIVIEDIPGEGNEVFVAGGAIQLCREVGSGGEGTLYETNTPYIAKIYKKGKLTEQKKQKLDRMLSKNIRCEGICYPVGAIYNRNNQFIGYLMPKAKGRELQKSIFIKPLFFKYFPGWKKKDTVQLCITILNKIQYLHDRNIILGDINPANILVVNPKEVYFVDTDSYQIEGYPCPVGTINYTAPEIQGKEFSTFLRSEGNENFAIATLLFMIMLPGKPPYAQQGGESAADNIRKMDFSYPLGELSNKKTPDGPWRFMWSHLTYKLKEDFYETFRSGGKYATPSKRLSVQRWLDDFTDYLNLLESGKFGAQDKMSEELFPTRFKKNPNKEYIICKLCGQEMEKDHCIDGYCSSCLNKGETYPCERCGKPLLYSNYQKYIKKTKRYSRCKECYDWGKNVYSQEYCKECGALFVITNDDYEFFTSKGYDLPKRCPACRKKARGDASVADEVLKTSSNHPSSPEKGSAEPVQSSDPEESTSFCFITTAVCEYYGKPDDCVELETLRHYRDTWLQKQPDGPQLIAEYYAIAPDIVRAMQASNKFGLYCKKLWLEYIEPCLDMIHKGAFESCKRHYIKMVRYVQAEFSPNMGMSKAE; encoded by the coding sequence ATGGCAGACGCGCAGATTTCTGAACCAGGAGCGGACTCGCGCTACGTCGATTTGAATACGCTGGTGCAGGAGCGAAAACTTTTTATTGATACCTGCAGCGTCATGGCCGAAGGGAGCGATTTATTTTGGCAAAAAATCGTTCCCCTGTTGGAAACCTACCACAATAAAGTTATTTTTCCATATCGATGCTGGCAGGAACTGGAAAAGCACACCAACCAGCAACAGGACCCAATAAAAAAAGAGCGGGCCGCTCACGCGATACAACGCCTCACCCCCCTTATCCACAAGAAACTTGTTGATATACGCGGGGAAGAAACCGATAATTTTGCTGACAATGTGTTTCAAACCGTATTTATCAAATTCCGTCTTCAATACAAACTGTGCCTGATTACACAAGACAACAACTTGGCAAAGGATATTCTTGCCTTGAACCACATTAAATCCGTGAGAGCTTACCCAATTTGTGCTTGGCGAATCCTGCAGGACGGTTCCCTGGGATATTTTGGTTGGGCCGAACGATTTATGTCTGGTACAAATAAAGCAACCGTTCCTTCCGAGGAAAAATTTAAAGTTGCACATACTGTAAGCACCGCTGCCAATATTCCCATCGTGATAGAGGACATTCCTGGCGAAGGAAATGAAGTCTTTGTCGCCGGTGGCGCCATCCAATTATGCCGCGAAGTGGGTTCAGGCGGAGAGGGAACGCTATATGAAACCAACACGCCGTATATTGCTAAAATCTATAAAAAGGGAAAACTGACAGAGCAAAAGAAACAAAAGCTCGATCGAATGCTGAGCAAAAACATCCGCTGCGAAGGTATCTGTTATCCGGTCGGCGCCATTTACAACCGGAACAACCAGTTTATTGGATACCTAATGCCAAAAGCCAAGGGCCGCGAACTACAAAAAAGCATCTTTATCAAACCGCTTTTCTTTAAGTACTTTCCAGGCTGGAAGAAAAAAGATACCGTGCAGCTCTGCATTACAATTCTCAACAAGATCCAATATCTTCATGATCGGAATATCATTCTCGGCGACATTAATCCCGCCAATATTCTGGTGGTAAATCCAAAAGAAGTATACTTTGTGGACACCGACAGTTATCAAATCGAAGGGTATCCTTGTCCGGTGGGAACGATCAACTATACTGCACCTGAAATTCAGGGCAAAGAGTTCTCAACGTTTCTTCGCAGCGAAGGGAATGAAAATTTTGCGATTGCCACGCTTCTGTTTATGATTATGCTTCCTGGTAAGCCCCCCTATGCGCAACAAGGAGGTGAATCGGCGGCAGACAATATACGGAAGATGGATTTTTCTTATCCGCTAGGGGAGCTTTCCAACAAAAAAACGCCGGATGGTCCTTGGCGCTTTATGTGGAGTCATCTGACGTACAAGCTGAAGGAGGATTTTTACGAGACCTTCCGAAGCGGTGGAAAATATGCAACCCCTTCGAAGCGGTTGTCGGTCCAACGTTGGCTGGATGATTTCACGGATTACCTGAATCTATTGGAAAGCGGCAAATTTGGGGCACAAGACAAGATGTCGGAAGAATTGTTCCCCACACGATTCAAGAAAAATCCCAACAAAGAATATATCATTTGCAAACTGTGTGGGCAGGAGATGGAGAAAGACCATTGTATTGATGGATACTGTTCTTCCTGCCTAAACAAAGGAGAAACTTACCCATGTGAAAGGTGCGGGAAGCCATTATTATATTCCAATTATCAAAAGTATATTAAAAAAACAAAACGGTATTCCCGCTGTAAAGAATGTTATGACTGGGGGAAAAATGTCTATTCCCAAGAGTACTGTAAAGAATGCGGTGCTTTGTTTGTTATAACCAATGATGATTACGAGTTTTTTACATCCAAAGGATACGACCTCCCCAAACGATGCCCCGCCTGTCGCAAAAAGGCTCGAGGCGACGCATCTGTGGCAGACGAGGTCCTAAAAACTTCTTCGAATCATCCATCTTCCCCCGAAAAGGGGTCCGCCGAACCGGTCCAATCGTCAGACCCGGAGGAAAGCACCTCATTCTGTTTTATAACAACGGCTGTCTGTGAGTATTATGGCAAACCGGACGATTGCGTGGAACTGGAAACTCTGCGGCACTACCGCGACACCTGGCTGCAAAAGCAACCGGACGGGCCACAATTGATTGCAGAATATTATGCCATCGCTCCAGATATTGTCCGCGCGATGCAAGCAAGCAACAAATTTGGTTTGTATTGTAAAAAACTATGGCTTGAATATATTGAACCTTGTCTTGATATGATCCACAAAGGAGCTTTTGAATCCTGCAAAAGGCACTATATTAAGATGGTCCGATATGTGCAGGCAGAGTTTTCTCCTAATATGGGTATGTCTAAGGCTGAATGA
- a CDS encoding TIGR02678 family protein has protein sequence MDEFRALLDRFWIRREEDRELFYQVRRKLPALRRALREQFGWEVICTEQVIRLVKEPARAQEAFGIPEFTEVQDYCLLCGVLLLLEDKDDGQRFLLSELTQAVLAYTKPWLPDLSWERYSCRTSLVRVLQYAERLGLLRSFEGESDGFAAHQDQEVLYENTGLCRYFSVHFHRDITGYTSVRDFENPPEDGPDQERGTFRTWRVYRQLALAPAVYWEDPADSLYAYIKNQRGILQRNLDETIGGKLQIYHNGAFFLPEDGEPCGNCFPRDQMRSDIVLLLSERLTEKIQCGAFPRDPDDRVHLTREAFSRELEDLRQEYKDQWGKTVAEKDLAALTQEILEELCYWDFAAVEGEVVTLQSGFALWQGIYPQKR, from the coding sequence ATGGATGAATTTCGCGCGCTGCTGGACCGGTTCTGGATCCGTCGGGAGGAGGACCGGGAACTCTTTTATCAGGTGCGCCGCAAACTGCCTGCCCTGCGCCGGGCGCTGCGGGAGCAATTCGGCTGGGAAGTGATCTGTACCGAGCAGGTGATCCGCCTGGTGAAGGAACCGGCCCGGGCGCAGGAAGCCTTCGGGATCCCGGAATTCACCGAGGTGCAGGATTACTGTCTTTTGTGCGGGGTCCTGCTTTTGCTGGAGGACAAGGACGACGGCCAGCGCTTTCTGCTCTCGGAACTGACCCAGGCCGTGCTGGCCTACACAAAGCCCTGGCTGCCCGACCTTTCCTGGGAGCGGTACTCCTGCCGTACCTCGCTGGTGCGGGTGCTGCAATACGCCGAGCGCCTGGGCCTGCTGCGCAGTTTCGAGGGGGAAAGCGACGGCTTCGCCGCCCACCAGGACCAGGAAGTGCTCTATGAGAATACCGGGCTGTGCCGGTATTTCAGCGTGCATTTTCATCGGGACATCACCGGATATACCTCGGTGCGGGATTTTGAAAATCCGCCCGAGGACGGCCCCGATCAGGAGCGGGGTACCTTCCGCACCTGGCGCGTCTACCGGCAGCTGGCGCTGGCCCCGGCGGTCTACTGGGAGGACCCCGCCGACTCCCTCTATGCCTATATCAAGAATCAGCGGGGCATCCTGCAGCGGAATCTGGACGAAACCATCGGCGGCAAACTGCAGATCTATCACAACGGCGCCTTCTTCCTGCCGGAGGATGGCGAGCCCTGCGGCAACTGCTTTCCCCGGGACCAGATGCGCAGCGATATTGTACTGCTGCTCTCCGAGCGGCTCACCGAAAAAATCCAGTGCGGGGCGTTTCCCCGGGACCCGGATGACCGGGTGCATCTGACGCGGGAGGCCTTTTCCCGGGAATTGGAAGACTTGCGGCAGGAATACAAGGACCAATGGGGCAAAACGGTGGCCGAAAAGGACCTGGCGGCGCTGACCCAGGAAATACTGGAGGAACTGTGCTACTGGGACTTTGCCGCCGTGGAGGGAGAAGTGGTGACCCTGCAGTCGGGCTTTGCCCTGTGGCAGGGGATCTATCCCCAAAAGCGATAA
- a CDS encoding Fic family protein, protein MNVRLRGDWESWIKFFLKGVTATAEGATNSAIQILAMKDRYEKQLSEMPGNNNNSHRLLDLLFEMPRISRADVKDRLEISSPTAGALLEQFENLGILADITPERQRNKRYSFAEYVSILEEGT, encoded by the coding sequence ATGAATGTCCGCTTACGCGGAGATTGGGAAAGCTGGATAAAATTCTTTTTGAAAGGTGTTACAGCAACGGCTGAGGGAGCGACCAATTCCGCAATTCAGATTTTGGCTATGAAAGATCGTTACGAAAAACAACTTTCCGAAATGCCAGGAAACAACAATAACAGTCACCGATTACTGGATTTGCTTTTTGAAATGCCTCGCATTTCCAGAGCTGATGTCAAAGATCGCCTTGAAATATCATCCCCTACCGCAGGTGCCCTGTTGGAGCAATTTGAAAATCTAGGCATCCTTGCCGATATTACACCGGAACGGCAACGGAATAAACGCTATAGCTTTGCCGAGTATGTTTCTATTCTGGAGGAAGGGACCTGA
- a CDS encoding DEAD/DEAH box helicase, protein MPDLMIAFSAAVSRKNGFIVLETYYTKQIGVSKAGKYKGGSITAADVLNCLPIQNASRDVVQKWFAEFAYQIGKNSFYVTVENFRKLHHLLASSPMIFLDHADASLTLISKIEEKPGRKRAKQQYSIGNCLFSCFSDGTLCIENRPGAASHIQALCPKPHLSYSTTDQAYSLLFEYGGEKAAYMDKGLSVKTEDGIYLRNFQYESRTGQELQEKGFLKLTKGRYAYSGRRDRSALHTMLSEMGIILDDDKSTIIPNIKITRRESGWFEVDLSYNIGDRIINLASQIQLFAQKNEMEVGDKRIVLPDSVIQAKDDFVVKGNKLYLHQKHIFQLLRLIYNSGSSITDFFPYADVKPALPEPVDKMALPYQREGIQWLKFLFLNHLGGCLADDMGLGKTFQVIAFLEDNDVKKHLQKVLIVVPKSLLTNWKREFEKFCSNYRVGIYHGNKRSELDFGKCDVIITTYNTALLDKEYLDHKGFTIVVLDEIQTVKNYKSITSQAIKEIHAEMKIGLSGTPMENGISELWNVMDIVNPGAFPGHSAFLHRYHDRNYDELKEILNLFILRRMKKDVLKQLPPKYEQIIYCDMDIAQRRLYTGINIAVKSAISRLKIFAAPVVLKGLTLLRECCCHPLLLDDTINVEGVVDSCKLDALKILVADLFESGHKILIFSNYTSMLHLIRQELEKRSEYKANLFYLDGKTQQRNLLVEQFEKASAGIFLISIKAGGVGLNLTSAQDVIIYDPWWNPFVEQQAIDRAYRIGQQQAVNVYKLVAANTIEEKILDMQKDKEQDFEELINGISTDKNIDLNKILSLL, encoded by the coding sequence ATGCCGGACTTGATGATCGCCTTCAGCGCAGCCGTTTCCAGAAAAAACGGCTTTATTGTCTTGGAAACATACTATACCAAACAGATTGGTGTAAGTAAGGCTGGAAAATATAAGGGGGGCAGTATTACAGCTGCGGATGTGCTGAACTGCCTTCCTATTCAAAATGCTTCACGGGATGTTGTGCAGAAATGGTTTGCGGAGTTTGCCTATCAGATTGGTAAAAACAGCTTTTATGTTACGGTAGAAAACTTTCGAAAGCTGCATCACCTTTTGGCATCCAGCCCGATGATCTTTCTGGATCATGCAGATGCTTCGCTTACGCTCATCAGCAAGATAGAGGAAAAACCAGGCCGTAAACGGGCTAAACAGCAATACTCTATCGGCAACTGCCTTTTCTCTTGTTTTTCGGATGGCACACTGTGTATAGAAAATAGGCCCGGTGCCGCTTCCCATATCCAAGCCCTTTGTCCGAAGCCCCATCTTTCCTATTCAACCACCGACCAAGCGTATTCGCTCCTTTTTGAATATGGCGGTGAAAAGGCAGCCTATATGGATAAGGGGCTTTCGGTTAAGACTGAAGATGGAATTTACCTGCGAAATTTCCAGTATGAAAGCAGAACTGGACAAGAACTTCAGGAAAAAGGGTTCCTGAAACTGACAAAGGGTAGGTATGCGTATTCCGGGCGTAGGGATAGATCTGCACTGCATACCATGTTGTCTGAAATGGGAATCATCCTGGACGATGACAAAAGTACCATTATTCCGAATATCAAAATTACCCGGCGGGAATCCGGTTGGTTTGAGGTGGATCTAAGTTATAACATTGGAGATAGAATCATTAACTTGGCTTCCCAAATACAGTTGTTCGCGCAAAAAAATGAGATGGAAGTTGGTGATAAGCGAATTGTTTTGCCGGATTCTGTAATACAGGCAAAAGACGATTTTGTTGTAAAGGGTAACAAGCTTTATCTCCACCAGAAACACATTTTTCAACTGTTGCGCCTGATTTATAACAGCGGCTCGTCAATCACGGACTTTTTTCCCTATGCGGATGTGAAACCGGCCTTGCCGGAACCCGTGGATAAGATGGCGCTGCCCTACCAACGGGAAGGAATTCAATGGCTCAAGTTTTTGTTTTTAAACCATCTTGGCGGTTGTCTGGCGGATGACATGGGCCTCGGCAAGACATTTCAGGTTATCGCATTTTTAGAAGATAATGATGTCAAAAAACACCTTCAAAAGGTTTTGATTGTCGTTCCTAAATCTCTGCTCACAAACTGGAAAAGAGAATTTGAAAAATTCTGTTCCAACTACCGGGTTGGTATCTATCACGGAAATAAACGCAGCGAATTGGATTTCGGCAAGTGTGATGTTATTATTACAACATACAATACCGCACTTCTGGATAAAGAGTATCTGGATCACAAGGGGTTTACCATTGTCGTTTTGGACGAAATTCAAACAGTAAAAAACTACAAAAGCATTACCTCCCAGGCGATCAAAGAAATCCACGCAGAGATGAAAATCGGATTATCCGGTACCCCCATGGAAAATGGCATTTCCGAACTTTGGAATGTTATGGATATTGTGAATCCGGGGGCATTTCCTGGTCATTCTGCTTTTTTGCATCGGTATCACGACCGCAACTATGACGAATTAAAGGAAATTTTGAATCTGTTTATCCTTCGCCGTATGAAGAAAGATGTACTGAAGCAACTTCCGCCCAAGTACGAACAGATTATTTACTGCGATATGGATATAGCACAAAGAAGGCTTTATACAGGTATCAATATTGCCGTAAAATCGGCGATCTCCCGCCTGAAAATTTTTGCGGCCCCAGTTGTTTTAAAGGGACTCACATTGTTACGGGAATGCTGTTGCCACCCGCTTTTGCTCGACGATACCATTAATGTGGAAGGCGTTGTGGATTCCTGCAAGCTGGACGCGTTAAAGATTCTGGTGGCGGATCTGTTTGAATCCGGGCACAAAATTTTGATTTTCAGCAATTACACTTCCATGCTGCATCTGATCCGGCAAGAACTGGAAAAACGCAGTGAATATAAAGCAAACCTCTTTTATCTGGACGGGAAAACGCAACAACGCAATCTTTTGGTGGAGCAATTTGAGAAAGCAAGCGCAGGCATTTTTTTGATTAGTATTAAAGCAGGCGGGGTTGGGCTAAATCTGACATCTGCGCAGGATGTGATCATTTATGATCCCTGGTGGAATCCGTTTGTAGAGCAGCAAGCAATCGACAGAGCTTATCGTATCGGGCAACAGCAAGCGGTCAATGTCTATAAACTTGTGGCTGCCAACACGATTGAAGAAAAAATTCTTGATATGCAGAAAGATAAAGAACAGGACTTTGAAGAATTGATCAATGGAATCTCCACCGATAAGAACATAGACCTAAACAAAATTCTAAGCCTGTTGTAA
- a CDS encoding TIGR02677 family protein has product MQFHAITLNSVPEASYLTAENAWRYRAIMRTFYLESQKAHIRLNKTELLALLRADAHFGEYTAEQLEQDLNALCGWRNLVPIQDPHRPTSIAEYKNKQFSYSMSQTATEIERMTISLENLDLRTAILSSQLFERILDTLERMTERAGADARALNQLWDQLQRDFRQLTNRYQDYLRDFYSSHARHILQTTEFLPYKDKVVRYLQEFVLELQRYAEKIRRMLLSLPPEQVETMLQEVYATQLQEGEGRLIQRSEDYPRQLREEIYGFWQGFYRWFVPGESGQSDSEHVLELANDIIQRILMNAELILQAHSGGANRKVEYKKFLELFAACPTLADARRLSGMVFGAQRAVHLTGIEPEDLYETGSCYDGQPFLYQLRNRRRPGRPPREKSFFEDKSLEKAAQKQAYLQQKAALQARLERLIRKGRLDFSALEEVVTPEIRMSLLNWVVKANANVSKSARTEFGQAYRLTCSPGQTCVLHCTDGDLTMPAYCLEFEEVPAHG; this is encoded by the coding sequence ATGCAATTTCACGCCATTACACTGAACAGTGTGCCGGAAGCCAGTTATCTCACGGCGGAGAACGCCTGGCGGTACCGGGCCATCATGCGCACCTTCTACCTGGAATCCCAAAAGGCCCATATCCGGCTGAACAAGACGGAACTGCTGGCGCTGCTGCGGGCGGATGCCCATTTTGGGGAGTACACGGCGGAACAACTGGAGCAGGACCTGAACGCGCTGTGCGGCTGGCGGAATCTGGTGCCAATCCAGGACCCCCACCGGCCCACCAGCATCGCCGAATACAAGAACAAGCAGTTCAGCTATTCCATGTCCCAGACGGCCACCGAGATCGAGCGGATGACCATTTCTCTGGAAAATCTCGATCTGCGCACGGCGATCCTCTCCTCCCAGCTGTTCGAGCGGATTCTGGACACGCTGGAACGGATGACGGAGCGGGCCGGGGCGGATGCCCGCGCGCTGAACCAGCTGTGGGATCAGCTGCAAAGGGACTTCCGCCAGCTGACCAACCGGTATCAGGACTATCTGCGGGATTTCTATTCCTCCCATGCCAGGCATATTTTGCAGACCACGGAGTTTTTGCCCTATAAGGACAAGGTGGTGCGCTATCTGCAGGAGTTCGTGCTGGAACTGCAGCGCTATGCCGAGAAGATCCGCCGGATGCTGCTGAGCCTGCCGCCGGAGCAGGTGGAGACGATGCTGCAGGAGGTATATGCGACGCAGCTGCAGGAAGGGGAGGGCCGGCTGATTCAGCGGTCCGAGGACTATCCCCGGCAGCTGCGGGAGGAGATTTACGGTTTCTGGCAGGGGTTTTACCGCTGGTTTGTGCCCGGCGAGAGCGGACAGAGCGACAGTGAGCATGTGCTGGAACTGGCCAACGACATCATCCAGCGGATCCTGATGAATGCGGAACTGATTTTGCAGGCGCACAGCGGCGGTGCCAACCGGAAGGTGGAATACAAAAAATTCCTGGAGCTGTTTGCCGCCTGTCCCACCCTGGCCGATGCCCGGCGGCTTTCCGGCATGGTGTTCGGCGCCCAGCGGGCGGTGCATCTCACCGGCATCGAGCCGGAAGATCTCTACGAGACGGGCAGCTGCTATGACGGACAACCCTTTCTCTACCAGCTGCGCAACCGCCGGCGGCCCGGCCGTCCCCCGCGGGAGAAAAGCTTTTTTGAGGACAAAAGCCTGGAGAAGGCTGCCCAGAAGCAGGCTTACCTGCAACAGAAGGCGGCCCTGCAGGCCCGGCTGGAGCGGCTGATCCGGAAAGGCCGGCTGGATTTTTCGGCGCTGGAGGAAGTGGTCACGCCGGAAATCCGGATGAGCCTTCTGAATTGGGTGGTGAAAGCCAACGCCAACGTCAGCAAATCCGCCCGCACCGAATTTGGCCAGGCCTATCGCCTGACCTGCTCGCCGGGGCAGACCTGTGTGCTGCACTGCACCGACGGGGACCTGACCATGCCCGCCTACTGTCTGGAATTTGAGGAGGTGCCCGCCCATGGATGA
- a CDS encoding SAM-dependent methyltransferase produces the protein MINWTDFTMYVRYYKKTVYLAYLKAIKGLDYTGRIEDSHTQLRGYEGCYPIYDVLRQLEITPSDSVLDIGCGKGLFLYYATSFDFGRIDGIEYADSLVQIAKKNASILSDERLHIFRQDAREYVGYERYNYFFVNNPFAIEIMEKVAEEIKKSALSRAGKITVIYQFPFHKDIFIQKGFTLQYEKFPNAVLTLD, from the coding sequence ATGATCAACTGGACAGATTTTACGATGTACGTTCGGTATTACAAGAAAACGGTTTACCTGGCGTATCTCAAAGCCATAAAAGGGTTGGATTATACCGGAAGGATCGAAGATTCCCATACACAGCTCAGAGGCTACGAAGGCTGCTATCCGATCTATGACGTACTTCGCCAATTGGAAATTACGCCATCGGACAGTGTGTTGGACATCGGTTGCGGGAAGGGCCTTTTTTTGTATTATGCCACTTCCTTCGATTTTGGACGGATCGATGGAATAGAGTATGCGGATTCTTTGGTTCAGATTGCAAAGAAAAATGCTTCTATCCTTTCCGACGAACGCCTTCACATTTTTCGTCAGGATGCACGAGAATATGTCGGCTATGAAAGATACAACTATTTTTTCGTCAACAATCCATTCGCAATAGAGATTATGGAAAAGGTGGCCGAAGAAATAAAGAAAAGCGCCTTATCCCGTGCAGGAAAGATCACGGTTATCTATCAGTTCCCTTTCCACAAGGATATCTTTATCCAAAAAGGATTCACACTTCAGTATGAGAAGTTCCCTAACGCTGTGTTGACACTCGATTGA